The DNA window AGCGATTGACGGAAATAGCCTCTCGGCTTGATGAAGCCTCCGAAGTCTAATAGTCCTGAATAAAACCCTCTGGAAGGCCATCTGCCCGATTCTCCCAGATAGTCTATCCCTGTCCAGAGAAACTGCCCGAATATATTTTCATTGTCTTTTACGGCTTTCCATGCTGCAAGTTCATGGCGGTTTTCACTGCCAAATATAACACGATTAGGATATTTCTTATGATCAAGCTCATATCTATTTTCGGTATAATTATATCCCGCAATATCCAATGCTCCCGGATATGCTGTTTCATTTGACATGGCAACACCGGCTAAGCCTGCTGTTGTAGGTCGTGATTCGTCGTATTTCTTAACAACGCCAACTAGACGTTTTGCTATATCTCCCAAACGCATTGCATCGGGTGCATCTTTTTTATATCCGCCAAATGTAGCCTGAGTAAAACCTGTGTTTTTTCCTCCATCCAATATAGGGTGAGAGTATGGGTCGTTCGGATAGTCTACTTCATTTCCGATGCTCCATGCAAATATAGAGAGGTGATTTCTGTCTCGGCGAACCAAATCGGCAAGGTCTTTCTCTCCCCATTCTTCAAAGAAAGAATAGTTGCCCTGAAATCCCGGAGTACCTACATTCCAGCCTTCGAGCCATTTTCGTTTAGGATACTCCCACTCATCGTACGCTTCGTTGAGAACTAATAATCCCAGTTCATCGCATAAGCTGTATAAGTCCGGAGCTTGTGGATTATGGCTGGTGCGGATAGCATTCACTCCAATCTCTTTAAGGGTTAGTAACCTACGTTTCCATACATCATGAGGCACAGCAGAACCTAATACCCCAGCATCATGATGGATGCATACACCTTTTACTTTCATCCATTTGCCATTCAAAGCAAATCCTTTATTCGGATCGAAAGTGAATGATCTGAACCCAGTCTTGGTTATTGTTGCATCTATTTCTTTTCCGTCTTTAATTACAGATGTTTTGAGGCTATATAGATTCGGATTATTTAGATTCCATAATGCGGGATTCTTTACTTTCAGATTTGTCGTAATTTTTCCGTTCTGATTTCCTGCAACTGATAATTTCTGAGTGTTTTTTACGATTACTTTATTATCAGGGCTAACAAGTTCATTAACTATAGTCAGATTGGATTTGTCTGTTGTGTTGTTTTCTAGTTCTACTTCGATATTTAGTATTCCTGTACTCTTATCCATTTCGGGATATGCATATACACCCCATTGAGCTATATGTATCGGATTTGCATAAATGAGCCATACATCACGGTAGATACCGGAGCCCGTATACCATCTGGAGTCTGCCGATTGGCTATGATCTACACGAACAGCTATTGTATTATTTTTTCCATATTCGATATACGGAGTAATGTCATACATAAAAGAGATATAACCATTCGGGCGCTTTCCTAACAGATGCCCATTAATGAACACTTCACTATAGTTATACACACCTTCGAAATAAATATATGTTTTTTCGTCTTGCTTTTCTTTTGGGATATTTATTGTTTTTCTGTACCATCCTATGCCTCCGGGTAGATAACCTGTTGCACTGGCCAAAGTTGGGCTTAGTTGTTCTTTTACACTCCAGTCATGTGGAATCTCTACTGACTTCCACTTCGAGTCGTCATAAGCTTTCGCCTTCGCTTCAGGGATATCCGATAGATAGAACTTCCAAGAAGAATTAATTTTTTCGGACTGACCGAAAGAAACCTGTCCCATTATAGAAATGGAAGTTATGGATAGTATCGCAGTCAGAAATAGCGTAGTAATTTTCATGATATAATAATTTGCATTTATTTAATGACAAAAATAGACTATGTGGCAGAATATGGAGGGGCTTGTTTCATGCAAGTTTGATTAGTAAACTCGTCATTTCACCATTTAGTCATTTCTTATTCATTATTTGCTTTATATATTCTGATGGTACCATACCAAATTCTTCTTTAAAACACTGCCTGAAATACGTGATACTGTTTATTCCTACCATGTAGGATATTTCAGATATTGTATATTTACCTGTTAAAAGTAATTGTTCTGCGTTGCGTATTCTTACTTTTCTTATAAACTCATTGGCAGATATACCGGAAAGAGCTTTAATTTTTCGGTAAAGTGTAGAATGGCTCATATTCATTTTGTCTGCAATAAAAGTTACATCCACTTTATCTGAATCCAAGTTGTCTTCGATAATCGTGGTTACTTTTTCGATAAATTCGTTATCTATTTTACTTAAAGATTCTGTTATAATGACGTTTTTATTTGTAGTATTATTGTTTATCAGTTCGGCAATTTTCTTTCTGGCTTCCAGTAAATTTACAATACGGCTTTGCAATAGTGTGGCACTGAAAGGTTTGGTGATATAAGATTCGACACCGATGTTATAACCTTCGGTACGGTCTTGTATTGAATCTTTAGCTGTAAGAAGTACAATAGGAATATGGCTGGTTCTTACGTCTTCTTTTAAAATCTTGCTTAATTCAAAACCATCCATTTCAGGCATCATGATATCACTTATGATAATGTCAGGAATGTGTTTATAAGCTGCTTTTAGACCTTGTTTTCCATTATTAGCCGTGTATACTTTGTATTGTTCCGATAAGGAGCTGTAAATGTAGTCCCTGATATCTTCATTATCTTCTATAATGAGTATGATTTGTTTGGAATCAGAATTTTCAGTGTCTTTGGTTTCAATGCCGTTTTCAATAATATCATTGTTAGTATCATTGATATGTAAGGCGTCGGGATAAGTATTGTCAGACAGTATTCTGAAACGAAATATAGAGCCTTCTCCGGGTTTGCTCTCTACTGATATGCTTCCTTGATGTATTGATACCAGATTTTGCACAAGAGCTAATCCGATACCTGTTCCTGATAGTTGTTGATCTCTTTCAGCCTGATAGTATCTGTCGAATATTTTGGATATCGATTCTGTAGGAATACCCTTTCCTGTATCGCTTACTTCTATTTCCGTATAATTTATATTGTTTTCAGTTACATCTCTTAGAGTGAGTGTTATATTTCCTTTTTGTGTGTATTTGAATGCATTGGATAATAGATTTTCTAGGATTGTAATTACTGCATCGGGGTCAAAATATAGATTAATATTTTGAGTATCTATTATAGTATTAACAGAAATGCGCTTGTTGGTGTTGAGTTCTCTGTATCTTAATCCTATTTCTTGAACTAATTGGGATATATCACTTTTGTATACACAAAGTTTCTTGTTCTGTGTCTCAGTTTTTCTGAATTCCAATATCTGATTGATGAGGTTCAATAAGCGTGTTGCGCTTCTGTATATGACCGATATTTTAGACGCATGTTTTTCATGTAGATTTGTATCTGCTTGTAAATCTTCTAATGGGCCAAGTATCAGCGTTAAGGGAGTGCGTAGCTCGTGAGTTATATTCGTAAAGAACCGAAGTCTCTCATTATTCAATTCTTGTTCCTGTATATGGTTCTTCTTTTCTAAAGTGAGAGTATTTTCCAAATCCAGCTTTCGTTTATAAAAGCGAAGTATAAGAAAAACAATGCCTAAGACAGTCAGTATATACAGGGTCTTTGCCCACCAAGTAAGCCATATCGGCGGATTTACAATAATTTTTAATGATGTTATAGAGTCTGACCATTCCTGATTTTTTACTCTCGATTTTATCTGCAACTCGTATGTTCCGGGAGGTACATTGCGGAAAGTAATTGCATTTTCATCCTGTGTGTTATACCATAAATCTTCTAACCCCTTTAACATGTATGCATAGTCTACTAAATGATTGAGTGAATAATCAAGGACATTGAATGACACATTAAATGTGTTTTGGTTGTATTTTAATTCGATAATGGATGTTATGGGTTTATAGATCTCATTTTCAAATGTATTTGTTTGGTTTCCATAAATTCTGAATCCGGTGATAATAGTCTCAGGTAGCTCTATTGTTGTTGGGATTGATTCAGGATTGAAGTAGCATAGTCCATTTTGAGATCCGAAGTAGATTGTACCTTTAGAATCTTTTGTGACAGACCCACTCATAAAGTCACCCAAAGGGATTCCATTATAATGATTGTAATTATAAACTTTATTTAGAGATGGAATAAATCTGTTTATGCCTCTATTGGTGCTAAACCATATATTTCCTTGCTTGTCTTCTGTTATAGCTCTGATGTGGCTGTTTGTAATTCCATTCTGTGTATTGAGGACAATATATTCATCAGTTTTTCCGGGGGAGGTAAAGCATACTAAGCCTTCTCCAGTGGCAACCCACATTTGCCCTCTGTTATCTTTGTATATGTTGTCTACGGTGTTGGACGGGAACCCTTTGTCTGTTTTGAATGTCTTTATGATTTTGAGATTCTTGTCAAAGACGGCAAGCCCCTCACCGAAAAAACCAATCCATATTTGATCTTTGTCATCTTTTGATATAGCACGAACAAGATTATCCGATAAATCGGAATTGTCGGTAGAATAGAGTTGGCCTTGTTTTGTTATAATGTTATATTTGTATAAACCGTTATTGCACCCGATCCACATATTTTTCTCCTTATCCTCAAAGAAACACCTTATATCTCTGCTCCTGTCATCTATCAGGCATTTTTGTATGTCGTTTCTTTTTTGATCATAAATGTTTACTCCACCGTTGAATGTCCCAAACCATAGATTATCTTCAGAATCTTTAATTGCCGCCAATATGGCGTCATCAGTAATTTTATTTGTTTTTTTATCAAATATCTGTACCCTTTCTCCATTTGCAAAAAGATTGATGCCTCCACCATCCGTACCCACCCAGATGCGATCATATTTGTCTACACATATGCCCCATGCTGTAGGGTTATTCAATGTATTTTTTAATCCGGGTATAGGAGAATAGATCCATGTATTAAAGTCTGTGGGGTGATGACTGATAAAGTTAATTCCACCTCCATATGTGCCAATCCACATATTGTTGAAAGAATCTTGGTATATACTGCGTATTGTCGGATTAGAAAGGCCCCTGTAACCATCATCGTATGAGATATTCTCAAAGGGAATACTTTGAGGGGTAAGAAACATATTCTGTTTCAAATCCAGAACACTTATTCCTCCTTTTTCTGTACCAACCCATAGTTTACCATCGCTTACCTGATTTATTGTATATATATAATTGGATATGAGCGATTGTTTATTTTGAGGGTTATGTCTGAATGTCGTAAATGATTCTTTATCACTGTTGAAAAGAGCTAAACCATTGTTTGTTCCTATCCATATATTGTCATTCTTATCTACATATATTGTTTTTACTTCATCTCCTGGCAAGCTTTCTTTATTGTTGGCATCATGCCTGAAATTCTTTATTTTCTTATCCTTTAGAGACAAAATACTCAAACCGGATGACACATGCCCTATATATACAAATCCTTTATTGTCCTCCATTACAGACCATACATTGTTACTAACCATATTCGGAATGGTAGTACGATTGTAATGTGTAAATGTTTCGGTTTTCTTATCAAAATAATCCACCCCTCTATGGTATGTAGAAAGCCATAAATTGCCATCTTTAGATGAGGTAATGTCAGTTATGTCGTTCGTTATAATGCCTGTTTTACTTTCCGTTGTGTGTTTGTAGTGTTTGAATGTTTCAGTTTTGCAATCAAACATATTTAATCCTTCCCGCTGGGTTGCGATCCATATTTTATCTTCATATTTGTCAGCATATACTTTATTCAGTTCATTTCCGCTAATATTGTTTGATTCTGATGTCCCATTTTTTTTGTAAACCTTGAACTTATTACCATCAAATCTGTTTAACCCTGATTCGGTGGCAAACCATAAAAAACCTCTTTTATCTTGAGTGACGCTTACAACATAATTACTAGAAAGACCCTGTTCCAAGCCTAGCTGTTTTATGTTATACTGTTGAGCCTGAATTGGCATAAAAGCTATTAGGGTAAAGAGAAAGAGAAGCTTTATTTTCATGGGATCTGTATTAGTATATCAAAAGTAATTATATTTTGAGAATATAGACCCTCAAACTAGCTATTGACTGATTTGAATCCTATTAATGATTGTTTTATATCCCTGCCTGTTGTTAAGCAATACATATATTTGTTCTGGTTATTTAACTCGAAGCATATCTGCCGTAAAGTATATTTTAATTATGTGTTTCTGAGTTATATATATATGATAAACTAAAATCTAATTTCATGAAAACAAGAAAGTATTTAAGCTTTTTGATGGTTCTTTTATTTTTCTTCACCGCATGTAGTGATGATTATAAGTATTCGGATGTAGACGGATTACCTCCTACTATTGTCCTTAGTACATCTAATATCAAGACTGAACCCGGGCGCGAATTTGTAATTAAAGCTAAGGTAGAAGATAAAGATGGTCTTCGGTCAATCAATCTGAAAAACACAAGTTTCAATTTGGATAAAACAATAGATCTTACCTTAGATAGTATTGTTTATTCTTTCGATTTAGACTATAAATACAAAACGATAAAAGGTCTTGAAGGAGATAGCTTTTCGGTGGAAGTAACAGTTACAGACTTAGGTGGTCGTACAGTAAATGAAACTGTATTGGTAACAATGGATGGTGATTTTACCAATCCTGTATTCACTGTCTCTCCTGATGAAGCCATTACTGTTCTTCTTAAAAACCAGACCAGACTGAATGTTAAGTTTACTGTAGAAGACGATAAAGCATTGGGTCTTGTTGTAATTAATATCCCTGAACTCAATTATTCAAAAGAAATAACAGAATTTACAAACTCAAGTAAGACTCTGGTATTTAATGATCCTGTAACATTACCTTCTACTGTTGCAACATATAATTTGATATTGCGTGCGATAGACAAATCCGGTTTGGAAACATCCAAGACTAGTGTGATAACTGTTTCTGAAATGCCTGATTTTCCTAAAATGTATCTGGCGGATGTCGCAACGGTAAACGAGCTGAACAGTGATGTGTTTGGCGTGCCTATGCGTATAGAACGTACCGGAGCTTATCAATATAAAGCTAATTACTATTGTCGGAAGGCAGGTACAGAGATATTCTTCCTCCCTCAAAAAAGTGACTTCACTCCAATCTGTTTCGGTATTGATCCCGTAGATAATACAAAATTGACAGATGATCCAGATGTTGCAAAACCAATTGTGTTGAATCAAGCCAATGTATATTACGAAATTACATTTAATGTGAAAACTGCGGTTTATGATATTAAGACTTATTCTATCCCTGAGGCAATTGACCCTATTCCTCATAAATTTGGTTCTGTGAGTCTGGATACTTGGGGAGATGGAGGTAGCTGGCTTCAGGAGTTCTATTTTGGCTATATGACTTCTAATCCAAAAGAAGTAACACGGTTTGTACAAGATGCGACCAATCCTCACCTTTTTTATTTAGATAAAGCTCTAACCTTAGAAGCGGGTGAAAATATGAATTTCGTTATTCATAATTGGCATTCTGATGGTTGGTGGAATTATTGTACTTGGCGTGTAGATGACTCTCAGGAGCCGGAAATATTTGGTTACTACGGTAATTATAAAAATCTGGCTTGGACCAAGCCTAATACAACTCTTGATAATTGGGCAAAACCGCTTGTCAAGCAGACTGGTAGCTACAAATTATACTTTGATGCTCACTTAG is part of the Dysgonomonas mossii genome and encodes:
- a CDS encoding sugar-binding domain-containing protein, whose product is MKITTLFLTAILSITSISIMGQVSFGQSEKINSSWKFYLSDIPEAKAKAYDDSKWKSVEIPHDWSVKEQLSPTLASATGYLPGGIGWYRKTINIPKEKQDEKTYIYFEGVYNYSEVFINGHLLGKRPNGYISFMYDITPYIEYGKNNTIAVRVDHSQSADSRWYTGSGIYRDVWLIYANPIHIAQWGVYAYPEMDKSTGILNIEVELENNTTDKSNLTIVNELVSPDNKVIVKNTQKLSVAGNQNGKITTNLKVKNPALWNLNNPNLYSLKTSVIKDGKEIDATITKTGFRSFTFDPNKGFALNGKWMKVKGVCIHHDAGVLGSAVPHDVWKRRLLTLKEIGVNAIRTSHNPQAPDLYSLCDELGLLVLNEAYDEWEYPKRKWLEGWNVGTPGFQGNYSFFEEWGEKDLADLVRRDRNHLSIFAWSIGNEVDYPNDPYSHPILDGGKNTGFTQATFGGYKKDAPDAMRLGDIAKRLVGVVKKYDESRPTTAGLAGVAMSNETAYPGALDIAGYNYTENRYELDHKKYPNRVIFGSENRHELAAWKAVKDNENIFGQFLWTGIDYLGESGRWPSRGFYSGLLDFGGFIKPRGYFRQSLWSDKPMAYLGTYPTPGRGSKSQVKDVWSQLDAENEGSNYEEKIPSMDAWSIWNYQEGQSIRVVCYTNTEKARLLLDGKEVGQVKDYDDNTGIIFWDIPYHDGKLEVIGMDKNGNETARYAIQSSKQPYALDIQAADKEVSKDGLAQIVIQVVDENGTPVMLSDNEITCQIQGPAKLLGLEASNNEDMSDYTDNRHRTYHGRILAYIQPTGKQGEVKVRFTSPWLKPTEAIINIK
- a CDS encoding hybrid sensor histidine kinase/response regulator transcription factor, whose amino-acid sequence is MKIKLLFLFTLIAFMPIQAQQYNIKQLGLEQGLSSNYVVSVTQDKRGFLWFATESGLNRFDGNKFKVYKKNGTSESNNISGNELNKVYADKYEDKIWIATQREGLNMFDCKTETFKHYKHTTESKTGIITNDITDITSSKDGNLWLSTYHRGVDYFDKKTETFTHYNRTTIPNMVSNNVWSVMEDNKGFVYIGHVSSGLSILSLKDKKIKNFRHDANNKESLPGDEVKTIYVDKNDNIWIGTNNGLALFNSDKESFTTFRHNPQNKQSLISNYIYTINQVSDGKLWVGTEKGGISVLDLKQNMFLTPQSIPFENISYDDGYRGLSNPTIRSIYQDSFNNMWIGTYGGGINFISHHPTDFNTWIYSPIPGLKNTLNNPTAWGICVDKYDRIWVGTDGGGINLFANGERVQIFDKKTNKITDDAILAAIKDSEDNLWFGTFNGGVNIYDQKRNDIQKCLIDDRSRDIRCFFEDKEKNMWIGCNNGLYKYNIITKQGQLYSTDNSDLSDNLVRAISKDDKDQIWIGFFGEGLAVFDKNLKIIKTFKTDKGFPSNTVDNIYKDNRGQMWVATGEGLVCFTSPGKTDEYIVLNTQNGITNSHIRAITEDKQGNIWFSTNRGINRFIPSLNKVYNYNHYNGIPLGDFMSGSVTKDSKGTIYFGSQNGLCYFNPESIPTTIELPETIITGFRIYGNQTNTFENEIYKPITSIIELKYNQNTFNVSFNVLDYSLNHLVDYAYMLKGLEDLWYNTQDENAITFRNVPPGTYELQIKSRVKNQEWSDSITSLKIIVNPPIWLTWWAKTLYILTVLGIVFLILRFYKRKLDLENTLTLEKKNHIQEQELNNERLRFFTNITHELRTPLTLILGPLEDLQADTNLHEKHASKISVIYRSATRLLNLINQILEFRKTETQNKKLCVYKSDISQLVQEIGLRYRELNTNKRISVNTIIDTQNINLYFDPDAVITILENLLSNAFKYTQKGNITLTLRDVTENNINYTEIEVSDTGKGIPTESISKIFDRYYQAERDQQLSGTGIGLALVQNLVSIHQGSISVESKPGEGSIFRFRILSDNTYPDALHINDTNNDIIENGIETKDTENSDSKQIILIIEDNEDIRDYIYSSLSEQYKVYTANNGKQGLKAAYKHIPDIIISDIMMPEMDGFELSKILKEDVRTSHIPIVLLTAKDSIQDRTEGYNIGVESYITKPFSATLLQSRIVNLLEARKKIAELINNNTTNKNVIITESLSKIDNEFIEKVTTIIEDNLDSDKVDVTFIADKMNMSHSTLYRKIKALSGISANEFIRKVRIRNAEQLLLTGKYTISEISYMVGINSITYFRQCFKEEFGMVPSEYIKQIMNKK